Proteins from a genomic interval of Pseudomonas sp. RC10:
- a CDS encoding MFS transporter, protein MDIAATAASYRPSMSRVVGTASFGTMLEYYDFLVYVALGSTLRALFLPEFDPFVSSILTAGTFGVAYLARPLGTLIFSPMSDRIGRKRAFVITLVLMGTSTVLMGCLPTYQSAGIFAPVCLLVLRIIQGIALGGEYGSAAVYVMEHAPRERRGLFTSFLQSTASLGLLLALLVVSLLNVYLTPADFAAWGWRVPFLVSAPIVLVATYIRLGMEETPVFQALKEEGGVSRSPLADTLTSRASWKNLLVAVFGAQGGTSVTLYTSIIYMLYFLQNVLAVPVFEANLCVGVAILIAAPLYPLFGALSDRYGRAWIMLVGMVLWAGAAYPCFAQIVASAKIQAWPGLIACITLLAALTAMVMAPLPAFIADSFPPQSRTTGFGLSQQIGNILFGGFLPMISLALVNWSGNPLAGIVYSIVSLLPCILVAAIWGVRIDRKRSSDTQ, encoded by the coding sequence ATGGACATCGCCGCAACCGCCGCATCTTACCGGCCCAGCATGTCACGCGTGGTTGGCACGGCCAGCTTCGGCACCATGCTCGAATACTATGACTTCCTCGTTTATGTCGCCTTGGGCAGCACCTTGCGTGCCTTGTTTTTGCCTGAGTTCGACCCCTTCGTTTCGTCGATTCTCACGGCGGGAACGTTCGGCGTTGCCTACCTGGCGCGACCGCTGGGCACGCTGATCTTCAGTCCCATGTCTGATCGCATCGGGCGCAAACGCGCGTTCGTCATCACCCTGGTGCTGATGGGAACGTCGACCGTGCTGATGGGGTGTTTGCCGACCTATCAGTCGGCGGGGATCTTCGCGCCGGTGTGCCTGCTTGTGCTGCGCATCATTCAGGGGATTGCCCTGGGTGGCGAGTACGGTTCGGCGGCGGTGTATGTCATGGAGCATGCGCCCCGAGAGCGGCGCGGTCTGTTTACCAGTTTCTTGCAGAGTACCGCCAGCCTGGGCTTGTTGCTGGCGCTTCTGGTGGTTTCCTTGCTCAATGTTTACCTCACACCCGCCGACTTTGCTGCCTGGGGCTGGCGGGTGCCTTTTCTTGTTTCGGCGCCGATCGTGCTGGTCGCGACCTACATTCGCCTGGGGATGGAAGAGACGCCCGTCTTCCAGGCGCTCAAGGAGGAGGGCGGTGTATCTCGCTCGCCACTGGCGGACACCCTGACCAGCCGTGCCTCATGGAAGAACCTTCTGGTGGCGGTATTCGGTGCTCAAGGGGGCACGTCCGTCACCCTGTATACCTCGATCATCTACATGCTGTATTTCCTGCAGAACGTGCTGGCCGTGCCGGTGTTCGAAGCGAACCTGTGCGTCGGCGTCGCCATCCTCATTGCAGCGCCCTTGTATCCGCTGTTCGGCGCGCTTAGCGACCGGTATGGGCGGGCGTGGATCATGTTGGTCGGCATGGTGTTGTGGGCGGGTGCCGCGTATCCGTGTTTTGCGCAGATTGTCGCTTCGGCCAAGATTCAGGCCTGGCCAGGGTTGATCGCGTGCATCACGTTGCTCGCTGCGTTGACGGCGATGGTCATGGCGCCGCTGCCTGCGTTCATCGCTGACAGTTTTCCGCCGCAGAGCAGAACCACTGGCTTCGGGCTTTCGCAGCAGATTGGCAACATCCTGTTCGGCGGTTTTCTGCCCATGATCAGCCTGGCGCTGGTGAACTGGAGTGGCAACCCGCTGGCCGGCATCGTCTATTCGATCGTGTCGCTGCTACCGTGCATCCTGGTTGCAGCGATCTGGGGTGTGCGCATTGACCGCAAGCGCAGTTCCGATACTCAATAG
- a CDS encoding enoyl-CoA hydratase-related protein, whose amino-acid sequence MNPEKHDLVLIEQRGAVLYLTLNDSDTGNALTTPMCVALAEALEGINGRPDVHCVVLRGSGRHFCTGGNVKDMQRGEDLMQGATEDVLESLRRYLHRITLAMQAVDVPVIAAINGSAIGAGLDLSLMCDLRVAVKGARLAESFLRLGLISGIGGAWFLTRAVGLAKAMEMTLTSQFHTAEEALQMGLINRVVDADELDSTVEQLATTIASAPPKALRLAKRLVRQAASSDLPQALESAGAVQAILLCGAEHKAAVKAFLASTQ is encoded by the coding sequence ATGAATCCTGAAAAACACGATCTGGTACTGATCGAACAACGTGGTGCTGTCCTGTACCTGACCCTCAACGACAGCGACACCGGCAACGCCCTGACAACGCCGATGTGCGTGGCCCTGGCCGAGGCACTGGAAGGCATTAATGGCCGTCCGGATGTTCATTGCGTGGTGCTGCGCGGCAGTGGTCGGCATTTCTGCACCGGCGGCAACGTCAAAGACATGCAGCGCGGCGAAGACCTGATGCAGGGCGCCACCGAGGACGTGCTCGAGAGTCTGCGCCGTTACCTGCACCGCATTACGCTGGCGATGCAAGCGGTGGACGTCCCGGTGATCGCTGCCATCAACGGCTCGGCCATTGGTGCGGGGCTCGACCTGAGCCTGATGTGCGACCTGCGGGTTGCCGTGAAAGGCGCGCGACTGGCTGAAAGCTTTTTGCGTCTCGGGTTGATCTCGGGCATCGGCGGCGCGTGGTTCCTGACCCGTGCAGTCGGGCTGGCCAAAGCGATGGAAATGACGCTGACCAGCCAGTTCCACACCGCTGAAGAAGCCTTGCAGATGGGGCTGATCAACCGGGTGGTCGACGCCGATGAGCTCGACAGCACCGTCGAGCAACTGGCAACGACCATTGCCAGTGCGCCGCCCAAGGCCTTGCGCCTGGCCAAGCGCCTGGTGCGTCAGGCCGCGAGCAGCGACCTGCCTCAAGCGTTGGAATCAGCAGGCGCCGTTCAAGCCATCTTGCTTTGCGGCGCTGAGCACAAGGCTGCCGTTAAAGCGTTCCTTGCATCGACACAGTGA
- a CDS encoding enoyl-CoA hydratase-related protein — protein sequence MTTPFVTLEHRGAVALVTLNSPNGLNPLTHELMTALGDTLQTLDEDTQTRAIVVTGSARAFAAGADIQAMAQMTYARAVNENFLAAEWQRVSTLRKPLVAAVRGYALGGGCEFAMICDIVVAGETAVFGQPEIKLGLVPGAGGTQRLPRAVGKSLAMEMNLTGESITAAQALAAGLVSRVVPDVDVVNAALAIGQSIARHSLPVLMAVKAATCRAFETSLAEGLAYERSAFHGCFALDDQREGCEAFLERRVPHFNHR from the coding sequence ATGACCACGCCCTTTGTCACCCTTGAGCATCGGGGCGCTGTCGCCCTGGTTACCCTGAACAGTCCCAACGGGCTGAACCCCCTGACCCATGAGCTGATGACTGCACTGGGCGATACCCTGCAAACGCTGGATGAAGACACCCAGACGCGGGCGATTGTCGTGACGGGCTCGGCCCGTGCCTTCGCCGCGGGCGCAGACATTCAAGCCATGGCGCAGATGACGTACGCCCGAGCCGTCAATGAAAACTTCCTGGCGGCTGAATGGCAGCGCGTCAGCACGCTGCGCAAACCCTTGGTGGCGGCCGTGCGCGGCTACGCACTGGGCGGCGGCTGCGAATTCGCGATGATCTGCGACATCGTCGTGGCGGGCGAAACCGCGGTCTTCGGTCAGCCGGAAATCAAGCTCGGCCTGGTGCCCGGCGCAGGAGGAACTCAGCGTCTTCCGCGTGCGGTCGGCAAGTCGTTGGCCATGGAAATGAACCTGACCGGTGAATCCATCACCGCTGCCCAGGCATTGGCGGCGGGCCTGGTATCCCGAGTGGTGCCGGACGTGGACGTCGTTAATGCGGCGCTGGCGATCGGGCAGTCAATCGCGCGGCATTCGTTGCCGGTGCTGATGGCAGTAAAGGCTGCCACCTGCCGAGCCTTCGAGACGTCGCTGGCGGAAGGACTCGCCTACGAGCGCAGCGCTTTTCACGGCTGCTTCGCACTCGACGACCAGCGCGAGGGTTGCGAGGCGTTTCTGGAGCGACGTGTACCGCATTTCAACCATCGATAA
- a CDS encoding CoA transferase: MLTNSLKDIKVVDFSHVVAGPVCGMLLGDMGADVIKVEPLDGELGRAIGPPWQQRQSVTSLSVNRNKRGIALDLKSDAGREIALELMRDADVVIESFRPGVMARLGLDYASVKAINPGVIYCSVSAYGQTGTWHDRPGVDGIIQAVTGLMSMLGSPDSDPSKVPIPIADMVTAYLSTISILASLNGRRRQGQGEHLDVSLYNCTLMLQHLSLSSFLATGRVPEKTGSAAPYAAPNEAFKTADGWIMVAAYHPVRWTALCDLLDLPELMQDERFIDNPGRVQHRDQLHRLLEQRFIGEASAHWLPQLEARDILCAPVAGYDELTATEHYRQSGVEVELPQADAGVLRMPGFAINSHPDAPLNAPPAVGEHTLEILQTLGYSARQIAEFEAAGAIGVRPRQESCA, encoded by the coding sequence ATGCTGACCAACAGCTTGAAAGACATAAAAGTCGTGGACTTTTCGCACGTGGTGGCGGGACCGGTCTGCGGCATGTTGCTGGGTGACATGGGCGCCGACGTAATCAAGGTCGAACCGTTGGACGGTGAGCTGGGGCGCGCCATTGGCCCGCCCTGGCAACAGCGTCAGAGCGTGACCTCGCTCAGTGTGAACCGCAACAAGCGAGGGATTGCGCTGGACCTGAAAAGCGACGCAGGTCGCGAGATTGCACTGGAATTGATGCGTGATGCCGATGTGGTCATCGAAAGTTTCAGGCCCGGCGTGATGGCCCGGCTGGGCCTGGATTACGCCTCGGTCAAGGCCATCAATCCCGGTGTCATTTATTGCTCGGTGTCCGCCTACGGACAAACAGGAACCTGGCATGACCGGCCGGGTGTCGACGGGATCATTCAGGCCGTCACCGGCTTGATGAGCATGCTCGGCAGTCCTGATTCAGACCCGTCCAAGGTGCCGATTCCTATCGCCGACATGGTGACCGCTTACCTGTCCACCATCTCGATACTGGCTTCGCTCAATGGCCGTCGGCGGCAGGGGCAGGGCGAGCACCTGGATGTAAGTTTGTACAACTGCACATTGATGCTGCAGCACCTGTCGTTAAGCAGTTTTCTGGCGACCGGGCGGGTCCCGGAAAAAACCGGCAGCGCCGCGCCGTACGCTGCACCGAACGAAGCGTTCAAGACCGCCGATGGCTGGATCATGGTGGCGGCCTATCACCCGGTGCGCTGGACGGCACTGTGCGATCTGCTGGACTTGCCTGAATTGATGCAGGACGAACGTTTCATCGACAACCCGGGCCGAGTGCAGCATCGAGATCAGCTCCACCGGTTGCTTGAGCAACGGTTCATTGGCGAAGCCTCTGCGCACTGGCTGCCGCAACTGGAAGCCCGGGACATTCTGTGCGCGCCGGTGGCAGGGTACGACGAACTGACCGCGACCGAACACTATCGCCAGAGCGGCGTTGAAGTCGAACTGCCCCAGGCGGATGCGGGCGTACTGCGCATGCCGGGCTTTGCCATCAATAGCCATCCCGACGCGCCGCTCAACGCGCCCCCTGCCGTGGGCGAACATACCCTCGAAATTCTGCAAACACTGGGATACAGCGCACGCCAGATAGCGGAATTCGAAGCCGCAGGCGCCATCGGTGTACGCCCACGTCAGGAGTCCTGCGCATGA
- a CDS encoding OprD family porin, producing MKNKKTMRATGGVLMLSALAAGVRADGFIEDSRATFITKNFYFNRDFRDGPGQSKRDEWGQSFLIDYRSGYTSGVVGVGLDVLGMVGLKLDSSPDRTNSGLLPVHSDGRAPAEFSKGGVMGKIRVSKTELKLGNGFTTVQPTLVGNNGRMLPQTFQGVTLDSTEIKSLSLTGVRFDRETDRAKTASEDLALFSKNGRFRGIIESDHFTMGGGTYTFSPQLAVTYQRAELEDIYRQHYLGVVHTTPVGEGTFKSDVRYFVSDEAGAGKGGKVDSHSLSGAFTYSLKGHAVTLSAVHNGGDTAVPYVNGTDIYLPNFVLINDFDEPRERSWQARYDLDFARFGVPGLTFRTLYVRGDNIRLASGEEGKEWERDVEVQYLVQSGPLKHFGVRWRNGMAHNNFARDVDENRLILTYTLALF from the coding sequence ATGAAAAACAAGAAAACAATGCGTGCCACTGGCGGTGTCCTGATGCTTTCAGCCTTGGCGGCGGGGGTCCGGGCTGACGGGTTCATCGAAGACAGTCGAGCGACATTCATCACGAAAAACTTTTACTTCAACCGAGACTTTCGCGACGGCCCCGGGCAAAGCAAGCGCGACGAGTGGGGGCAGAGCTTTCTGATCGATTACCGCTCGGGTTACACCTCAGGGGTGGTAGGCGTCGGTCTGGATGTGCTGGGCATGGTGGGGTTGAAACTGGACTCCAGCCCCGACCGCACTAACAGCGGCCTGTTGCCGGTTCACAGTGACGGGCGCGCACCGGCTGAATTCTCCAAGGGCGGTGTGATGGGCAAAATCAGGGTGTCCAAAACGGAGCTCAAATTAGGTAACGGTTTCACCACCGTGCAACCGACGCTGGTGGGCAACAACGGCCGGATGCTGCCGCAGACCTTTCAGGGCGTCACCCTGGATTCGACCGAAATCAAATCCCTTTCACTGACGGGGGTGCGTTTCGACCGCGAAACCGACCGGGCGAAGACCGCCTCGGAGGACCTAGCGCTGTTCAGCAAAAATGGACGCTTCCGGGGCATTATTGAATCCGATCACTTCACCATGGGCGGTGGCACTTACACCTTTTCGCCGCAGTTGGCAGTGACCTACCAGCGTGCCGAACTCGAAGACATCTACCGCCAGCACTACCTTGGAGTGGTGCATACCACGCCAGTGGGCGAGGGCACGTTCAAGAGCGATGTGCGTTATTTCGTCAGCGACGAAGCGGGTGCCGGGAAGGGCGGCAAGGTGGACAGCCACTCGCTGAGCGGTGCTTTCACCTACAGCCTCAAAGGCCATGCCGTCACGCTAAGCGCCGTCCACAACGGTGGCGACACCGCTGTTCCTTACGTGAACGGCACTGACATCTATCTGCCCAATTTCGTGTTGATCAATGACTTCGACGAGCCCCGGGAGCGCTCCTGGCAAGCGCGGTATGACCTTGACTTCGCCCGTTTCGGCGTCCCGGGCCTGACGTTCAGGACGCTGTACGTGCGCGGGGACAACATCCGTTTGGCCAGCGGCGAGGAGGGCAAGGAATGGGAGCGCGACGTCGAGGTGCAGTACCTGGTCCAAAGCGGCCCGTTGAAGCACTTCGGCGTGCGCTGGCGAAACGGCATGGCGCACAACAACTTCGCGCGTGACGTCGATGAAAACCGCCTGATCCTGACCTACACGCTTGCGCTTTTCTGA
- a CDS encoding NAD-dependent succinate-semialdehyde dehydrogenase — MLIVYNPADGSEVGRVPQSDAAAVNAAVDRTCAAFPEWSGKLAKERGDILRRWFESVRADKEAFAELMSKENGKCLTEARGEIDYGLGFIEWYAEEAKRVYGDTIPTHDKNASVMVTKEPVGPVAAITPWNFPFMMITRKVATALAAGCTMIIKPAEDTPLTAFKLLEHARKAGIPEGVLEVVVGDPKQIGEIITSDPRIRKVSFTGSTNVGKLLAAQCAQTIKKMTMELGGNAPFIVFDDANIDEAVKGLVGAKLRNSGQVCISPNRIFVQDTIIDAFIEKVKAAVMAIDVDQGLREDFVVGPMINKTGFEKVGALVEQAKAAGATVLLGGKPHAKGGLFYEPTILTGLTDDSPLAQNEIFGPVFAVYSFSSEEEVIRRANQTEFGLVAYAYTSALGRSLRLSRQLEAGMVILNSGSVGTVSIPFGGIKQSGYGREGSYYGIEEYVHVKYVLLAGAQL, encoded by the coding sequence ATGTTAATCGTCTACAACCCCGCAGATGGCAGTGAAGTCGGCCGTGTTCCACAGAGCGATGCAGCAGCGGTAAACGCTGCCGTCGACCGTACCTGTGCAGCGTTCCCAGAGTGGTCCGGCAAACTCGCCAAAGAACGTGGCGACATCCTGCGTCGCTGGTTCGAAAGCGTCAGGGCAGACAAGGAAGCGTTCGCCGAATTGATGTCGAAAGAAAACGGCAAGTGCCTGACCGAAGCCCGTGGCGAGATCGATTACGGTCTGGGGTTCATCGAGTGGTATGCCGAGGAAGCCAAGCGCGTCTATGGCGACACCATCCCCACCCACGACAAGAACGCCTCGGTGATGGTGACCAAAGAGCCGGTCGGCCCGGTCGCCGCCATCACCCCGTGGAACTTCCCGTTCATGATGATCACCCGCAAGGTCGCCACGGCATTGGCAGCGGGTTGCACTATGATCATCAAGCCGGCGGAAGACACGCCGCTGACGGCATTCAAACTGCTGGAGCACGCCCGCAAAGCCGGCATACCGGAAGGTGTACTGGAAGTCGTGGTGGGCGATCCCAAACAGATCGGCGAGATCATCACCTCCGACCCGCGGATTCGCAAAGTCTCATTCACAGGTTCTACCAACGTCGGCAAGCTGCTGGCGGCACAATGTGCGCAGACCATCAAAAAAATGACCATGGAGTTGGGCGGCAACGCGCCTTTCATCGTGTTCGACGATGCCAATATCGATGAAGCAGTGAAGGGGCTGGTGGGCGCCAAACTACGTAACTCGGGCCAGGTGTGCATCTCGCCGAACCGAATTTTCGTGCAGGACACGATCATTGACGCTTTCATCGAAAAAGTGAAAGCGGCTGTGATGGCAATCGATGTCGACCAGGGTCTTCGAGAAGACTTCGTGGTCGGTCCGATGATCAACAAAACCGGTTTCGAGAAAGTCGGGGCGTTGGTCGAACAGGCCAAGGCAGCAGGCGCGACGGTTCTGTTGGGCGGCAAACCCCACGCCAAGGGCGGGTTGTTCTACGAGCCGACCATCCTCACCGGCCTGACGGACGATTCACCGCTGGCACAGAATGAAATCTTCGGCCCGGTGTTCGCCGTTTACTCGTTCTCGAGCGAGGAAGAAGTCATCCGGCGCGCCAATCAGACCGAATTCGGCCTCGTTGCCTACGCCTATACCAGTGCACTGGGGCGTTCGCTGCGACTGTCTCGTCAGCTTGAAGCGGGTATGGTCATCCTCAACTCGGGTTCGGTCGGCACCGTGTCGATTCCGTTTGGCGGCATCAAGCAATCCGGCTATGGCCGTGAAGGCAGCTATTACGGCATCGAGGAATACGTTCACGTGAAATACGTGCTGCTCGCCGGCGCACAACTGTAA
- a CDS encoding PLP-dependent aminotransferase family protein yields the protein MTNSWDIGIDIDRAASTSLNMQIVAALTDRIRSGLLRAGDALPSTRELSVRLGVNRKTLILAYDELIAQGWLVSHEKRGTFVSPELPVFKQEQRVAGVAQRLSGRLAEPAYLPYGDEHLPVSVLDEESTDFSDGAPDTRLIPFEDLSKAFRIALMESARGNRMGYGDPRGLSTLRIELATMLRAERAINAEEDTLCVVRGSQMGIYLIAKILIRAGDGVAMERLSYPPAREAFRACGGLVHSVKQDEFGMIPDDLERVCRSHRIRAIYLTPHHQFPTTVTMPIDRRMRLLAMAEQFDFVVIEDDYDHEFHFSHNPMLPMASMDQSGRVIYVGSLSKILAPGLRVGYVVAPASVINRLANQIMLIDRQGNTVTERAAAQLLQNGKLKRHIRRALKVYEQRCQSAVQAVQEILKDTVHVAHPSGGLALWVRFSQPQNMQLLAQLALQRNVRILPGSMFCDDPSDVQAMRLGYGSLNEREFRLGIERLRDAMKGDRH from the coding sequence ATGACAAACAGTTGGGACATCGGTATCGACATCGACCGCGCTGCGAGCACGTCGCTCAATATGCAGATCGTGGCTGCATTGACGGACCGTATCAGGTCGGGGCTATTACGGGCAGGAGATGCTTTGCCAAGCACCCGCGAACTGTCGGTCCGGCTCGGTGTGAATCGGAAGACCCTGATCCTGGCTTACGATGAATTGATAGCCCAAGGCTGGCTGGTCAGCCACGAAAAACGCGGCACGTTCGTTTCGCCGGAGCTTCCGGTGTTCAAGCAAGAGCAGCGAGTGGCGGGAGTAGCACAACGACTGTCGGGCCGTCTGGCAGAGCCCGCCTACCTACCTTACGGTGATGAACATCTGCCGGTGAGCGTACTTGATGAGGAGTCAACGGATTTTAGCGATGGGGCACCCGATACTCGCCTTATCCCCTTTGAAGACCTGTCCAAGGCGTTTCGAATCGCGCTTATGGAGTCTGCCCGGGGTAATCGAATGGGCTACGGTGATCCACGTGGCCTAAGCACCTTGCGAATTGAGTTGGCGACCATGCTCCGAGCCGAGCGGGCTATCAATGCCGAAGAGGACACCTTGTGCGTCGTTCGGGGCAGTCAGATGGGTATCTATCTGATTGCGAAAATCCTGATACGTGCGGGCGACGGCGTGGCGATGGAGCGACTGAGCTATCCTCCTGCCAGAGAGGCTTTTCGAGCCTGTGGGGGCCTGGTGCACAGCGTCAAGCAAGATGAGTTCGGGATGATTCCGGACGACCTTGAGCGAGTGTGCCGCAGCCATCGTATCCGTGCTATTTACCTTACCCCCCATCACCAGTTCCCAACCACAGTGACGATGCCCATTGATCGTCGGATGCGCCTGCTAGCCATGGCCGAGCAATTCGATTTCGTGGTGATAGAAGATGACTACGATCACGAATTTCACTTCTCGCACAATCCGATGCTACCCATGGCCAGCATGGATCAAAGTGGCCGTGTCATCTACGTCGGTTCTTTGAGCAAGATTCTCGCACCCGGTTTGAGAGTCGGTTATGTAGTGGCTCCCGCGTCGGTCATCAACCGGCTGGCAAACCAGATCATGCTCATTGACCGGCAGGGCAATACGGTTACCGAGCGGGCGGCTGCACAGCTATTGCAAAACGGTAAGCTGAAGCGGCATATCCGCCGGGCACTGAAAGTCTACGAACAACGTTGTCAGTCAGCGGTGCAGGCGGTTCAGGAAATCCTGAAGGATACTGTTCACGTCGCCCATCCCAGCGGGGGCTTGGCGCTATGGGTTCGATTTTCTCAACCACAGAACATGCAACTATTGGCGCAGCTGGCTTTGCAGAGAAACGTCAGGATCCTGCCAGGCAGCATGTTCTGCGATGACCCCTCGGACGTTCAAGCAATGCGTCTGGGTTATGGCAGTTTGAATGAGCGGGAATTTCGGCTGGGCATCGAGCGTTTGCGTGATGCGATGAAGGGAGATCGCCATTGA
- a CDS encoding VOC family protein yields the protein MQTTPQLLPFHIAFPVHDIAVARQFYGELLGCSEGRSSAQWVDFDFYGHQVVAHLAPEETGVSPTNSVDGHGVPVRHFGALLTMEQWTALADRLKAARTQFIIEPYIRFKGEPGEQATMFFLDPSGNALEFKAFADINSLFAK from the coding sequence ATGCAGACGACCCCACAGCTTCTCCCGTTCCACATTGCGTTTCCTGTGCACGACATTGCCGTTGCCCGCCAATTTTATGGTGAATTGCTCGGTTGCTCCGAGGGCCGTAGCTCTGCTCAGTGGGTTGATTTCGACTTCTATGGTCATCAGGTTGTCGCTCATCTTGCTCCCGAAGAAACGGGGGTCAGCCCGACCAACAGCGTTGATGGCCATGGTGTGCCTGTCCGCCACTTCGGTGCGTTGCTGACGATGGAGCAATGGACGGCACTGGCCGACAGGCTCAAGGCGGCGCGCACGCAATTCATTATTGAACCGTACATTCGCTTCAAGGGTGAGCCTGGCGAACAGGCCACCATGTTCTTCCTGGACCCAAGCGGCAATGCGCTTGAGTTCAAAGCATTCGCGGATATAAATAGTTTGTTCGCCAAATAA
- a CDS encoding homoserine dehydrogenase, with product MAYPHPPTSENETPTMRRWNIAITGFGAIGKAVAQMIHQRNQRYKTLYDADVRIVAVCGSRAGLINHEGLPLDDLATLALQPGLTGDGFLQRAGADVVIEAGPTDYQTGGSGYRYLREALIAGSHAISISKGALVFDFPGLAELARANGAQLKISGATSAALPTIDLLQYNLVGCRILEIEGIVTATSNFVLSKLMHGVSYADAVVQAQQLGMAEPDPRFDLEGWDTACKINILANAGFGASLKLHDIPREGIDQITPSDIQRWKVAGVVPKLVGRIDNTGPSVTASVELRTYPLDHPFAQVSARMKAIRVSTDVMGEISAIGLTSPSATAAAALKDFEHLLMAAQY from the coding sequence ATGGCTTATCCGCACCCGCCTACTTCTGAAAACGAGACGCCCACCATGCGAAGATGGAACATTGCCATAACCGGCTTCGGTGCTATCGGCAAAGCCGTGGCCCAGATGATCCACCAGCGTAACCAGCGCTATAAGACACTTTACGATGCCGACGTTCGTATCGTGGCGGTGTGCGGCTCCCGTGCAGGCTTGATCAATCACGAAGGGCTGCCTCTGGATGACTTGGCGACACTGGCATTGCAGCCTGGCCTGACCGGTGACGGCTTCTTGCAGCGCGCCGGGGCTGACGTCGTGATTGAGGCGGGTCCAACGGATTACCAGACGGGTGGCTCGGGATATCGTTATCTGCGGGAAGCATTAATCGCCGGCTCGCATGCCATTTCGATTTCCAAAGGTGCGCTGGTCTTTGACTTTCCAGGCCTCGCAGAGCTGGCTCGGGCCAATGGCGCACAGCTGAAGATCAGCGGCGCGACTTCCGCAGCGTTGCCGACCATTGACCTGCTGCAATACAACCTTGTCGGTTGCCGGATTCTCGAGATCGAAGGAATCGTCACCGCGACCAGCAATTTCGTCCTCAGCAAGTTGATGCACGGGGTCAGCTACGCCGATGCAGTCGTTCAGGCGCAACAACTCGGCATGGCGGAGCCGGACCCACGCTTCGATCTGGAAGGCTGGGACACAGCCTGCAAGATCAATATCTTGGCCAATGCAGGCTTCGGCGCCAGCTTGAAACTCCATGACATCCCTCGCGAAGGCATCGATCAGATCACACCTTCAGATATACAGCGTTGGAAGGTCGCCGGTGTCGTCCCCAAACTTGTCGGTCGGATTGACAACACCGGGCCGAGCGTTACGGCATCGGTAGAGCTGAGAACCTATCCGCTGGACCATCCATTTGCCCAGGTGAGCGCTCGGATGAAGGCAATTCGAGTCAGTACCGACGTCATGGGAGAAATCTCTGCCATCGGTCTGACGAGCCCATCTGCCACTGCGGCTGCGGCATTGAAAGACTTCGAGCACTTGCTGATGGCCGCACAGTATTGA
- a CDS encoding type 1 glutamine amidotransferase: MRVHVLQHAFFEGLGNIENWLRQQGATISYTRLYEAAKFPAVEQLDLIIALGGPMSVNDEAELPWLIQEKQFIAQAIREDVAVFGICLGAQLIASAMGKRVYPGPEKEIGWHPIHATDNSSSTFNFPNTVSVLHWHGETFDLPDEAVNLAESVVCKHQAFQLGRRVIGLQFHMEMTRESIEKMLVHCGGDLTEGNFVQSEQVIRAASNERFSALEHLMAELLSYITQGIDKRSGHHLLSMTR; this comes from the coding sequence ATGCGCGTCCATGTCTTGCAACACGCCTTCTTTGAAGGCTTGGGAAACATTGAAAACTGGCTCAGACAACAAGGGGCCACCATCAGTTATACCCGCCTCTATGAAGCGGCCAAGTTCCCGGCGGTGGAACAGCTCGATTTAATCATTGCCTTGGGCGGCCCCATGAGTGTCAACGACGAGGCGGAGTTGCCATGGCTTATTCAGGAAAAACAGTTCATTGCTCAGGCGATCAGGGAAGATGTTGCAGTCTTCGGGATTTGTCTGGGTGCCCAACTCATTGCTTCCGCGATGGGGAAGCGCGTGTATCCCGGCCCTGAAAAGGAAATTGGCTGGCACCCTATCCATGCCACTGATAATTCTTCAAGCACCTTCAACTTTCCGAACACGGTCAGCGTTTTACATTGGCATGGCGAAACATTCGACCTGCCTGACGAAGCAGTCAACCTCGCCGAGAGCGTCGTCTGCAAACACCAGGCTTTCCAGTTGGGGCGTCGAGTCATTGGCCTGCAGTTCCATATGGAAATGACCCGTGAAAGCATCGAGAAAATGCTTGTTCATTGCGGTGGCGACCTGACGGAAGGCAACTTCGTGCAATCGGAACAGGTCATTCGCGCCGCGTCCAACGAGCGCTTCAGCGCACTGGAACATCTGATGGCAGAGCTGCTCTCCTATATCACCCAAGGTATCGATAAGCGGTCTGGACACCACCTGCTATCAATGACCCGCTGA